A region of the Zootoca vivipara chromosome 3, rZooViv1.1, whole genome shotgun sequence genome:
GGAAATCACATGTCATTGCTCTAGCAAAGAGAATGCAAATTTAAGTGAACCCCTTCCTCCTGATTAGTCCCTAAatgcaatcctattcatgtctatTTAGGAGTACCGGTAAGTTCTATTGAGTTCTATTGAAACTAGTAAACTTGTTGGTTTTGATGCATTGAAAACTGAGACTACAATTTGAACACATGTGCAGGTCCCTGCTTTTCCCCTGGGATGCACAAGGGTATATACAATATAgcctttaaaaaattattatcatcatcatttatttattaaattccaaACTGccattcatccaaagatcacagggcagtttataatataaaaacacaaaaatacataacataataacaaacaaaaacaataaccccctacAGTTTAAAAGGCAAATAAAGGTGGAAGTAGCATGGATATTCCTCCTTGCAGCGAGGTTATTCCAACCCCCAATCCATTATGAGTAGCCTGGATATCATACTATTTAGCCTGTGAATCAACCCTTGTCAGATTATGCAACTGAAACTGAGGGGCAAGGAAGGGCATTCTTTGAACTGATTGCCCAGATAAACCCTAAAATTTGTAGGCATCTGTTAAAACAATTTCAGCTTTGATCTTTCAAACTACACATACAAAGATATTCCAGCTTCAGTTTCAAAGGCCTACAAAGCTATGTTTATAAATCTCTGTTTTTAATGAGGAAGAAACTTTTTGGTACAGATGTTTAGAAGTGCCTCTGGAATGTCCAAAGGTGTGGGCTTTGCCTGGCACTAAGATGGAAGATGATTGACAAAATAAGAAAACCAAGAGAAACCAATATAGTAAGTTTATTAAGAGAGTTGGATTTGGCAACCATGTCTAAGGAGTTCTGGCTTTCAAAATGTACAAAGTCAGGGGAAAGGTTGGCTAGCCTCTCGTTAGAGGAATCCTTTTATCCTGCTTAATGAAGGGAAGCAACTTCATACAACTAATCTCCATGCTGGAGCTGTCAAGAGTGCTATTAATTATGTCGCTgctttgttttgggggttttttgtgcaAATATCAGATTGAATGAACCATGAAAAGCAAGTTAATAACAACCTCTTTTATTTCTCATGCAGGTTGCTGAAGTCCTGGAGGAAAGTGAGCATTCTTGTAAGCCTAGCGAAGTGTCACTTTGAGGAGGGAAGCTTACACTGAAGTTCTGGGGCACAGAATTTTGGAAGGTGGGGAAGGCAGCAGTGGTGGCGTGTGAATGCCTGTTTATAACCAATGCCGGAGTCAATAATATGGCATAGATAACAAGAAGGATTTGCTGGAGAAGAGCTACTCAGACTTGCTGACTATTTTTATTCCTTCCTTTGTACCAAAAATCCCCCCTGCCGCCGCTCAAACACTGCTAAAAGATGCCAGCCAAGACACCCATCTACCTGAAAGCCGGCAACaataagaaagggaagaaattcaAGCTGAGAGACATTTTGTCTCCTGATATGATCAGCCCACCTCTTGGTGATTTTCGCCACACAATTCATATCGGGAAAGAAGGACAGCACGATGTTTTTGGAGACATCTCCTTCCTGCAAGGGAATTATGAGCTCTTACCTGGGAACGAGGGAGAGACAGCCAGCCAGTGTGAAGGCCACAATGAGTTCCTAAGGGCAAACAGCACCTCTGACTCTGTGTTTGCCGAAACGCCTTCTCCGGTGCTCAAAAATGCCATATCACTTCCTGCCATCGGTGGTTCTCAAGCCCTCATGCTGCCCTTGTTGTCACCGGTGACGTTTAATTCAAAGCAGGACTCTTTGGGGCCTTTAAGGAATCCCAGGCATAGCTGCGAGCCCGTAATGGAAGAAAAGTTGCAGGGGAAGAGCAAACACTTGGAGAATGGGAAAATATACAAAGATGACATCACATGGGAGCGGAACGTCCCAACATCGCATTATACTAATGGGAGAGACAGTCATTCATCCAGCCTTTCGGAGCAATACGCTGAATGGCAAACAGAGGAGTTATTTGACAATGGCCATCTTTCATGTGATCTAACCAAGACTCAGCCTAAATCAGAAGACtccctttcagatctggcagagCCTCTTCTTTCTTTGCAACTTGACCTCGGGCCATCACTTTTGGATGAAGTGCTCAACGTAatggacaaaaacaaaacatagaacTTGCTGCTTTTTTGCCTCAGTCATTCATACAAACACAACTGAAATGTATGGGCACCATCCAACTAAGGTTAAGcaattgaggctgcaatcctctgtACGCTTCTTTgggaataagcctcactgaactcagtgagccTTACTTCTCAGTAAAGCATTGGGTGCACCTTTTGAGGAT
Encoded here:
- the CDC42EP3 gene encoding cdc42 effector protein 3, whose product is MPAKTPIYLKAGNNKKGKKFKLRDILSPDMISPPLGDFRHTIHIGKEGQHDVFGDISFLQGNYELLPGNEGETASQCEGHNEFLRANSTSDSVFAETPSPVLKNAISLPAIGGSQALMLPLLSPVTFNSKQDSLGPLRNPRHSCEPVMEEKLQGKSKHLENGKIYKDDITWERNVPTSHYTNGRDSHSSSLSEQYAEWQTEELFDNGHLSCDLTKTQPKSEDSLSDLAEPLLSLQLDLGPSLLDEVLNVMDKNKT